The Candidatus Thermoplasmatota archaeon genome includes a window with the following:
- a CDS encoding tyrosine--tRNA ligase → MNKLEKITANTEEVVTFEELKYVLDKSKPKAYIGFEPSGTVHLGWKICTNKIKDFIECGFDFTILLADWHAYINDKLGGDLEKIKICGKYMEDCFVAMGVPEDKVKFVYASDYVNDPSYWELVLRTAKATSVARVKRAMDIMGREEEDADKDLSKLFYPAMQVSDIFYLGLDVAYGGMDQRHAHMLARDVSKKLGKKPPVAIHTPLLTGLQAGGRMNPIEAKMSKSKPDSMISIHDTPDAVNKKISKAFCPEKQIDGNPVLEICKYVIFPELIDKKFLIERPGKFGGNLEFKSYKELERAFVNGLHPLDLKNSTAKYINMILKPVHEYFEKHSSNYDKMREISNKE, encoded by the coding sequence ATGAACAAATTAGAAAAAATAACAGCTAACACGGAAGAGGTTGTTACATTTGAGGAACTAAAATATGTTTTAGATAAATCAAAACCAAAGGCGTACATAGGTTTTGAGCCGTCTGGTACTGTGCATCTTGGTTGGAAGATTTGTACAAATAAAATAAAGGATTTTATTGAATGTGGTTTTGATTTCACCATTTTACTAGCTGATTGGCATGCTTACATAAACGATAAACTTGGTGGCGACCTTGAGAAAATAAAAATCTGTGGAAAATATATGGAGGACTGTTTCGTTGCTATGGGTGTCCCAGAAGATAAAGTGAAGTTTGTTTATGCTAGTGATTATGTTAACGACCCGAGTTATTGGGAGCTTGTTTTGAGAACAGCGAAAGCAACATCAGTGGCTCGTGTTAAACGAGCGATGGATATCATGGGACGTGAGGAGGAAGATGCTGATAAAGACCTATCAAAATTGTTTTATCCTGCTATGCAAGTATCAGACATTTTCTACTTAGGGTTGGATGTTGCTTATGGTGGTATGGATCAGAGGCATGCGCATATGCTGGCTCGTGATGTTTCAAAAAAACTTGGTAAAAAACCACCTGTTGCAATACATACACCTTTGTTGACTGGTTTGCAGGCTGGTGGTCGTATGAATCCAATTGAGGCGAAGATGAGCAAGAGTAAACCTGACTCGATGATATCTATTCATGATACGCCTGATGCTGTGAATAAGAAGATTAGTAAAGCATTTTGCCCGGAGAAACAAATCGATGGGAACCCGGTTTTGGAGATATGTAAATATGTTATTTTCCCTGAGCTTATAGACAAAAAGTTTTTGATTGAGAGACCAGGAAAGTTTGGTGGAAACCTAGAGTTTAAAAGCTATAAAGAACTAGAAAGAGCATTCGTAAATGGTCTTCACCCACTGGATTTAAAAAACTCTACTGCGAAATATATCAACATGATACTTAAACCAGTTCATGAATATTTTGAGAAACATTCAAGTAACTATGATAAAATGAGGGAAATAAGTAACAAAGAATAA
- a CDS encoding radical SAM protein: MGIKEVKAKSILRTQNKIESWFLSYYGMNLYRGCSHNCVYCDGRSEKYRVDGEFGEDVAVKINAVDVLRRELNFKRKHGSSKKGYILVGGGVGDSYQPAENKYRLTRKALELLTVYDYPVHVLTKSTLVKRDFDLLKKINDKKRVIVSFSFSSADDKISKVFEPGVPPPSERLEVMRFFKENGIAIGMFLLPVIPFITDKPDVMHETVRKASDVGVDFIIFGGMTLKDGKQKDYFFRTLQRSYPELVVDYHNIYKDDKWGNAVGEYYDSINQIFYAITKEYKIPRRIPPYLYSDILSENDLVIVILEHIDYLLKLQGKKSSYGFAAYSISKLKQPLSSMKNDLQSINGVGKVTDGIIREILNTGRSSYYEKLLIG, encoded by the coding sequence ATGGGCATAAAAGAGGTTAAAGCAAAATCTATACTTCGTACACAAAACAAGATCGAATCATGGTTTCTATCATACTATGGTATGAATCTTTATCGTGGTTGTTCCCATAACTGTGTTTATTGCGATGGGCGTTCTGAGAAATATCGTGTTGATGGCGAGTTTGGTGAGGATGTTGCTGTAAAAATCAATGCTGTTGATGTTTTACGCAGAGAGCTGAACTTCAAAAGAAAACATGGTTCTTCTAAGAAGGGATATATTTTGGTTGGTGGCGGCGTAGGTGATAGTTACCAGCCAGCTGAAAATAAATACAGGTTGACTAGAAAAGCCCTAGAGCTTTTAACAGTGTATGATTATCCTGTTCATGTTTTAACAAAATCAACTTTGGTGAAAAGAGATTTTGATTTGCTTAAAAAAATTAATGATAAAAAACGTGTCATAGTTAGCTTTAGTTTTTCTTCAGCTGATGATAAAATCAGCAAGGTCTTTGAACCTGGTGTACCACCACCTAGTGAAAGATTAGAGGTTATGCGTTTTTTCAAAGAAAACGGTATAGCTATTGGTATGTTTTTACTCCCTGTTATACCATTTATAACAGATAAACCTGATGTTATGCATGAGACTGTTAGAAAAGCGAGTGATGTTGGTGTTGATTTCATAATATTCGGTGGCATGACACTTAAGGATGGTAAACAAAAAGATTATTTTTTCAGAACCTTACAACGTAGTTACCCAGAGCTTGTTGTTGATTACCATAATATTTACAAGGATGATAAATGGGGTAATGCTGTTGGTGAATACTATGATAGTATAAACCAGATATTCTATGCTATAACAAAGGAATACAAGATTCCAAGACGCATCCCACCTTATCTCTATAGTGATATTCTGAGCGAAAACGATCTAGTAATTGTTATTCTAGAACACATTGATTATCTTTTGAAACTGCAGGGTAAAAAGTCTTCCTATGGTTTTGCCGCATATTCCATCTCCAAGCTAAAACAACCTTTGTCTTCTATGAAAAATGATTTACAGAGCATAAATGGCGTTGGTAAAGTAACAGATGGTATTATACGTGAGATACTTAACACTGGTAGATCATCCTATTATGAGAAACTCTTAATCGGATAA
- a CDS encoding methyltransferase — protein sequence MKTKKPYKTFLYNGLLIGLHPEVYEPAEDTFQLLEAIKIKKHDSVLEIGTGCGIIALECSRRGTNVVCTDVNPHAVEITKHNYLKNKTLLNGKIDVRRGDLFSVVKPNEKFDVIIFNPPYLPTKSEERTGGTGWFDVATDSGRDGLFLTRKFIREVAKYLREKGRAYFVFSSLADRKKLDDYLARSKLKSEVVLSRWFNDEQIDIYCLSN from the coding sequence TTGAAAACAAAAAAACCATATAAAACATTTCTATACAATGGTCTTCTTATAGGTCTTCATCCAGAGGTTTACGAACCAGCTGAAGACACATTCCAGTTACTTGAGGCGATTAAAATAAAAAAACATGATTCTGTTTTAGAAATTGGAACTGGCTGCGGGATTATTGCACTTGAATGCTCACGCCGTGGAACAAACGTTGTATGCACAGATGTGAACCCACATGCGGTGGAAATAACTAAACATAACTACCTAAAAAATAAAACACTGTTGAATGGTAAAATTGATGTTAGACGGGGTGATCTTTTTTCAGTTGTTAAACCAAATGAAAAATTTGATGTAATAATCTTCAACCCACCATACCTACCAACAAAATCAGAGGAAAGAACAGGTGGCACAGGCTGGTTTGATGTTGCAACAGATAGTGGTAGAGACGGCCTTTTTTTAACTAGGAAATTCATAAGAGAAGTAGCCAAATATTTACGTGAAAAAGGTCGAGCATATTTTGTTTTCAGTTCATTGGCTGATAGAAAAAAACTCGATGATTATCTAGCTAGATCTAAATTAAAATCAGAAGTTGTTCTAAGCCGCTGGTTTAATGACGAACAAATTGATATATATTGCTTATCCAACTAA